One window of the Halorussus sp. MSC15.2 genome contains the following:
- a CDS encoding DUF6498-containing protein: MENRLQTWRRTLAGVALANALPLIGIVLFDWGLEHLLVVYWIEITTSGLRRTLEATFAGKRGAVEDWAAADSRWGWRSPFRSLREKRGGFQLHGALPPTYPRSFPRVFDLGRVILGLSLFSGAGLWLATAGSGVFVESLLVAGATTLAREGTTLADHIRSRDYHELVPQSILTPRLILGVVALAVIVVWGVALGPSPTESTGVLFTLVYLARVGFDVYSVVGQSERFNPLNPSEANFEAADNDQWEPVVAPEGDPTDVFHTNRRAVWISAVVDGLLGMLNPRRFAAAAVTAFLGYVVAGTTEAVVGASAVVIVIVVYTLVERDLQWGHVEYRVYEDVVVCYDCLLDEPQWRVERGWITDVTDRSGLLGRLLDVSSVSLEQRSDGSTRTLRYVSTADSPVSELGRRSSKV, from the coding sequence ATGGAGAACAGACTACAGACATGGCGGCGCACGTTGGCTGGAGTAGCCTTAGCTAACGCACTCCCGCTTATCGGAATCGTTCTATTTGACTGGGGTCTCGAACACCTCTTGGTAGTCTACTGGATCGAGATCACAACCAGTGGTCTCCGACGGACGCTGGAGGCAACGTTCGCGGGGAAGCGCGGCGCTGTAGAGGACTGGGCAGCCGCTGATTCACGATGGGGATGGCGCTCACCGTTCCGCTCGCTCCGGGAGAAGCGTGGCGGATTCCAACTCCACGGGGCACTGCCGCCGACGTACCCACGGTCGTTCCCACGCGTGTTCGACCTTGGACGAGTAATCCTCGGTCTCTCACTCTTCAGCGGTGCTGGACTCTGGCTTGCAACCGCCGGGAGCGGCGTGTTCGTCGAGAGTCTCCTCGTCGCGGGCGCGACGACGCTCGCCCGCGAAGGGACAACACTCGCGGACCACATCCGCTCGCGTGACTACCACGAACTCGTCCCACAATCGATCCTTACTCCGCGATTAATCCTCGGGGTCGTTGCGCTCGCAGTAATCGTCGTCTGGGGCGTCGCGCTCGGACCATCACCGACCGAAAGCACAGGGGTCCTCTTCACGCTCGTCTACCTCGCTCGCGTCGGGTTCGACGTGTACAGCGTGGTCGGGCAGAGCGAACGGTTCAATCCTCTCAACCCGAGCGAGGCCAACTTCGAGGCCGCAGATAACGATCAGTGGGAACCGGTCGTCGCCCCCGAAGGGGACCCGACGGACGTATTCCACACGAACCGCCGAGCGGTGTGGATTAGCGCGGTCGTCGACGGACTCCTCGGAATGCTGAACCCCCGACGCTTCGCCGCGGCGGCCGTCACCGCCTTCCTCGGGTACGTTGTCGCCGGGACGACGGAGGCAGTCGTCGGTGCGAGCGCGGTCGTGATAGTGATCGTCGTGTACACGCTCGTGGAGAGAGACCTCCAATGGGGCCATGTGGAGTATCGGGTGTACGAGGACGTCGTCGTCTGTTACGACTGTCTGCTGGACGAACCGCAGTGGCGCGTCGAACGCGGATGGATCACGGATGTGACGGACCGGTCCGGACTGCTCGGACGACTTTTGGATGTCTCTTCGGTCTCGCTGGAACAGCGTAGCGACGGTAGTACTCGTACACTCCGGTACGTTAGCACTGCCGACTCACCGGTCTCGGAACTCGGTCGACGATCCTCCAAGGTCTAA
- a CDS encoding RDD family protein gives MRNAESLSPAGIGSRGVAMAIDAFVWFTLFFVATFLVATFTGEVVSSSTGVDADLTGTPALVALVLWLGLSVGYHTVLEWRYGKTIGKQLVNVRVARDDGSSLTLGSSLVRNVLRLADFLPLFYAFGVVLIVLSGRNQRLGDRIGNTTVVRT, from the coding sequence ATGAGAAACGCAGAGAGCCTCTCACCCGCTGGTATCGGTAGTCGGGGTGTGGCGATGGCCATCGACGCGTTCGTTTGGTTCACGTTGTTCTTCGTCGCCACGTTCCTCGTCGCCACGTTCACCGGCGAGGTGGTATCTAGCAGTACGGGGGTGGACGCAGACTTGACGGGGACGCCCGCGCTCGTGGCGCTCGTCCTGTGGCTGGGACTCTCTGTTGGCTATCACACCGTTCTCGAGTGGCGATACGGCAAGACCATCGGCAAGCAGTTAGTAAACGTTCGGGTCGCGCGAGACGACGGTTCGTCGCTTACTCTGGGTTCGTCGTTGGTCCGGAACGTTCTCCGACTCGCCGACTTCCTCCCGTTGTTCTACGCGTTCGGTGTCGTCCTAATCGTCCTCTCGGGTCGGAATCAACGATTAGGTGACAGAATCGGGAACACCACCGTCGTCCGAACCTGA
- a CDS encoding lamin tail domain-containing protein, whose product MNLRVLPSRRVAASTLLLVVVLAGCSGGFGALGDPAAETTSPDDSSAGANASDSAAALPESATTFSTSDGTLSVHFIHVGQGTSVLVVGPTGETLLYDTGNWNDDGEHVLNYLREHDVSRIDYLVTSHADADHVGGHAEVIDYYETEADGVGAIYDPGIAAASRTYEAYLDAVERHDVTLYRTQAGDSIPMAGASVRVLAPPEGYLADRDRNENSLVLRVARGNASVLLTGDAERRAEEYLTGRYDHALNATVLAAGHHGSNTSTGPALLKETTPRAVVVQSAYDSPYGHPHREVLGRLAERAIPTYWTGVHGTVVFETDGERVAVRTQRDAPTDPLELRTAPRVEPSADGPLERRATFSVGGDPVEPSDSATVPSPTVAPDGGTKTTSASGSLTVATVHADARGDEDANLNDEYVVLRNAGDRTLDLSGWTVADEAGHTYAFPDGTTLAAGETLTLRTGSGRDGGDYYWNAGRPVWNNAGDTVFVRTDEGRLVLEVEYDG is encoded by the coding sequence ATGAATCTTCGCGTCCTCCCGTCGCGCCGAGTCGCCGCGTCGACGCTTCTCCTCGTCGTCGTACTCGCGGGGTGTTCGGGCGGATTCGGTGCTCTCGGCGACCCGGCCGCAGAGACCACTTCCCCCGACGACTCGTCGGCGGGCGCGAACGCCTCGGACTCTGCCGCGGCGCTGCCGGAGTCCGCCACGACGTTCTCTACGTCCGACGGAACCCTCTCGGTCCACTTCATCCATGTCGGGCAGGGGACGAGCGTCCTCGTCGTGGGACCGACGGGCGAGACGCTGCTCTACGACACCGGCAACTGGAACGACGACGGCGAACACGTCCTGAACTACCTCCGGGAGCACGACGTCTCCCGAATCGACTACCTCGTCACGTCCCACGCCGACGCCGACCACGTCGGCGGTCACGCCGAGGTCATCGACTACTACGAGACCGAGGCCGACGGCGTCGGCGCGATATACGACCCCGGTATCGCCGCGGCCAGTCGGACCTACGAGGCGTACCTCGACGCGGTGGAGCGACACGACGTGACCCTCTACCGGACGCAGGCGGGCGACTCGATACCGATGGCGGGCGCGTCGGTCCGCGTCCTCGCGCCGCCGGAGGGCTACCTCGCCGACCGCGACCGCAACGAGAACAGCCTCGTCCTCAGGGTCGCCCGCGGGAACGCCAGCGTCCTCCTGACCGGCGACGCCGAGCGCAGGGCCGAAGAGTACCTGACCGGGAGGTACGACCACGCCCTGAACGCCACGGTTCTCGCGGCGGGCCACCACGGGAGCAACACCAGCACCGGCCCGGCCCTGCTCAAAGAGACGACGCCGCGCGCAGTCGTCGTCCAGAGCGCCTACGACTCGCCGTACGGCCACCCGCACCGCGAGGTGTTGGGTCGCCTCGCCGAGCGGGCGATTCCGACGTACTGGACCGGCGTCCACGGCACCGTGGTCTTCGAGACCGACGGCGAACGGGTCGCGGTCCGGACCCAGCGCGACGCGCCGACCGACCCGCTCGAACTCCGGACTGCGCCTCGGGTCGAACCGAGCGCGGATGGTCCCCTCGAACGCCGGGCGACGTTCTCGGTCGGCGGTGACCCCGTCGAACCCTCCGACTCGGCCACGGTTCCGTCGCCCACAGTCGCTCCCGACGGCGGGACGAAGACCACGTCCGCATCCGGGTCGCTGACGGTCGCGACGGTCCACGCCGACGCGCGCGGCGACGAGGACGCGAATCTGAACGACGAGTACGTCGTCCTCCGGAACGCGGGCGACCGGACGCTCGACCTCTCGGGGTGGACCGTCGCCGACGAGGCGGGCCACACCTACGCGTTCCCCGACGGGACCACCCTCGCCGCGGGCGAGACGCTGACGCTCCGTACTGGGAGCGGTCGCGACGGCGGCGACTACTACTGGAACGCCGGGCGGCCGGTCTGGAACAACGCGGGCGACACGGTTTTCGTCCGGACCGACGAAGGCCGACTCGTACTGGAGGTCGAGTACGATGGGTGA
- a CDS encoding DUF3006 domain-containing protein — MGDDARDGTANRDEVDRDGVDNDAPAGEGDPADETPPEAETKLADGRYTAVLDRFERTDPESGGEELAVLLVESGDRVVAERTVPRWRLPEDARHPDAVVEVVAKNGFVVSMEYDAEVTERRTEEAQSRFDRLAERPDGDSDGT, encoded by the coding sequence ATGGGTGACGACGCCAGAGACGGTACTGCTAACAGGGACGAGGTGGACAGAGACGGCGTGGACAACGACGCCCCCGCGGGCGAGGGCGACCCCGCAGACGAGACGCCCCCCGAAGCCGAGACGAAACTCGCGGACGGCCGGTATACCGCGGTCCTCGACCGCTTCGAGCGGACGGACCCCGAGAGCGGCGGCGAGGAGTTGGCCGTCCTGCTCGTCGAATCGGGCGACAGGGTAGTCGCAGAGCGGACGGTTCCGCGGTGGCGACTCCCCGAGGACGCCCGCCACCCGGACGCTGTCGTGGAAGTAGTCGCAAAGAACGGGTTCGTGGTGTCGATGGAGTACGACGCCGAGGTAACCGAGCGAAGGACCGAGGAGGCCCAGTCGCGGTTCGACAGGTTGGCCGAGCGGCCGGACGGCGATTCTGACGGCACGTAG
- a CDS encoding 6-pyruvoyl tetrahydropterin synthase family protein: protein MSQRTPESPTAASGQRTLYVGRDRPIRISAGHRILHHDGKCSRPHGHNYEIAVKVVGELREEGWVVDKGDITSVLSEWDHKFLLEDGDPLVDAFEQSGDGDAVVVLDDPPTAEVMSAILERRLAEELPDTVSEVAVQVSETAELCGGATF, encoded by the coding sequence ATGTCTCAGCGAACACCTGAATCTCCTACCGCGGCGTCCGGCCAGCGCACCCTCTACGTCGGACGCGACCGGCCGATTCGCATCAGCGCCGGGCACCGCATCCTTCACCACGACGGCAAGTGCAGTCGTCCACACGGTCACAACTACGAGATAGCAGTGAAGGTCGTCGGCGAGTTGCGCGAAGAGGGATGGGTCGTAGACAAAGGGGATATTACCTCGGTGCTCTCCGAGTGGGACCACAAGTTCCTGCTGGAGGACGGCGACCCCCTCGTGGACGCCTTCGAGCAGAGCGGCGACGGCGACGCGGTGGTCGTGCTGGACGACCCGCCGACCGCCGAGGTCATGAGCGCGATACTGGAGCGCCGCCTCGCCGAGGAACTGCCCGACACCGTCTCGGAGGTCGCGGTGCAGGTGAGCGAGACGGCCGAACTCTGCGGCGGGGCCACGTTCTGA
- a CDS encoding 7-carboxy-7-deazaguanine synthase QueE encodes MPVSSDVEAGGSSSGDESRSESGEDSTASGGDRLPVNELFESLQGEGRLAGVPSVFVRTSGCNLRCWFCDSYHTSWEPTHATMSVEEILAEVESHDADHVVVTGGEPLLHDPVVSLLDELDARGYHTTVETNGTIYRDAPIDLASVSPKLASSTPTPERDPTPEDGPTDAGEWAERHEERRIDLDALAALVEDYDFQLKFVVSERDDVEEITDLLARIRDAAAVPIRDTDVLLMPEGATTDRIEETRPVTAELAREYGFRYTPRLHVNLWNDAPET; translated from the coding sequence ATGCCGGTTTCGAGCGACGTCGAGGCCGGAGGGTCCTCGTCAGGAGACGAGTCTCGGTCCGAGAGCGGCGAGGACTCGACCGCGAGCGGCGGCGACCGACTTCCCGTCAACGAACTGTTCGAGTCGCTGCAGGGCGAGGGTCGCCTCGCGGGCGTGCCGAGCGTGTTCGTCCGCACCTCGGGGTGTAACCTCCGGTGCTGGTTCTGCGACTCCTACCACACCTCGTGGGAACCGACTCACGCGACGATGAGCGTCGAGGAGATTCTGGCGGAAGTCGAGTCCCACGACGCCGACCACGTGGTCGTCACGGGCGGCGAACCCCTGCTCCACGACCCCGTGGTCTCGCTCCTCGACGAACTCGACGCGCGGGGCTACCACACCACCGTCGAGACGAACGGAACCATCTACCGCGACGCGCCCATCGACCTCGCCAGCGTGAGTCCAAAACTCGCGTCCAGCACGCCGACGCCCGAGCGCGACCCCACGCCCGAGGACGGGCCGACGGACGCGGGCGAGTGGGCCGAGCGCCACGAGGAGCGGCGCATCGACCTCGACGCCCTCGCCGCGCTCGTGGAGGACTACGACTTCCAACTCAAGTTCGTCGTGAGCGAGCGCGACGACGTGGAAGAGATTACCGACCTGCTGGCCCGGATTCGAGACGCCGCCGCGGTCCCGATTCGGGACACCGACGTGCTGCTGATGCCCGAGGGCGCGACGACGGACCGAATCGAGGAGACGCGTCCCGTCACCGCCGAACTCGCCCGGGAGTACGGCTTCCGGTACACGCCGCGACTCCACGTCAACCTCTGGAACGACGCGCCCGAGACGTAA